A genomic segment from Desulfurispirillum indicum S5 encodes:
- a CDS encoding Fic family protein, protein MEGFHKSQSRDKKGKAMRSGQFKKMPVGYTAFFPAPLPPVPQISLEGDLALLLSEADRALGALNVVVTVLPNPDLLVGMFIQKEALLSSQIEGTQSSLVDVLGADEDHVPTADVGEVINYVKAMRHGLKRLQEDDFPMSLRLIREIHGVLMQQVRGGNPNLTPGEFRRMQNWIGGTSPANARFVPPPVEAMHDALAAFERYLHEDDALPPLIRCGLLHYQFETIHPFNDGNGRVGRLLITLYLVWKGILDEPMLYLSAYLKTHQQEYYDRLTQVRVEGNFEAWIRFFLEGIRDVSLMVLQTTKRIQLLEREDSDRLVAHGEGSYGLTLLRGLMRQPVVMVNDVARMVGVSYTKANALIATCEDLGILRQRGTGKRNRKFIYHAYVEILSEGTELISGVDG, encoded by the coding sequence TTGGAAGGCTTCCATAAATCGCAGTCGCGAGATAAGAAAGGCAAAGCCATGCGCAGTGGCCAATTTAAAAAAATGCCCGTTGGTTACACGGCTTTTTTCCCCGCCCCTCTCCCGCCGGTTCCGCAGATCAGCCTGGAAGGTGATCTTGCTCTGTTGCTTTCCGAAGCGGATCGCGCCTTGGGGGCGCTGAATGTCGTTGTCACGGTTCTGCCCAATCCCGATCTGCTGGTCGGGATGTTTATACAGAAAGAAGCACTGCTCAGTTCCCAGATCGAGGGAACGCAATCGTCGCTGGTTGACGTACTGGGTGCGGATGAAGACCATGTTCCGACTGCGGACGTAGGCGAAGTCATCAATTATGTCAAGGCCATGCGCCATGGATTGAAACGACTCCAGGAGGATGATTTCCCCATGTCGCTGCGCTTGATCCGGGAAATTCACGGGGTGCTGATGCAGCAGGTGCGGGGAGGAAACCCCAATCTGACCCCAGGGGAATTCCGCCGCATGCAGAACTGGATCGGTGGGACCAGCCCCGCCAACGCCCGATTTGTTCCGCCGCCCGTCGAGGCCATGCACGATGCGCTGGCGGCTTTCGAGCGGTACCTGCACGAGGACGACGCCCTGCCGCCGCTGATCCGCTGTGGCTTGCTCCATTACCAGTTTGAAACCATCCACCCGTTCAACGACGGCAATGGCCGGGTAGGGCGTCTGCTGATTACACTTTATCTGGTCTGGAAGGGGATTCTCGATGAGCCGATGCTCTATCTGAGCGCCTATCTGAAGACCCATCAACAGGAATATTACGATCGCCTGACCCAGGTCAGGGTGGAAGGTAACTTCGAGGCCTGGATCCGTTTTTTCCTCGAAGGAATTCGTGACGTCTCCCTGATGGTGTTGCAGACGACCAAAAGGATTCAGCTTCTCGAAAGGGAGGATTCGGATCGTCTGGTGGCTCATGGAGAAGGATCTTATGGTCTCACCCTGCTGCGTGGTTTGATGCGCCAGCCTGTGGTCATGGTCAATGACGTCGCCCGCATGGTCGGTGTCAGTTACACCAAGGCCAATGCCTTGATCGCCACCTGCGAAGATCTCGGCATCTTGCGCCAACGGGGAACCGGAAAGAGAAACCGGAAGTTTATCTACCATGCCTACGTGGAGATTTTGAGTGAGGGGACGGAACTGATTTCGGGTGTTGATGGATAA
- a CDS encoding putative signal transducing protein — protein sequence MKEIARFNTRIEAEMWCVALKEKNIPYILQGNDYGGANPLVGMINGVKVLVADEMIDQIENILK from the coding sequence ATGAAAGAGATTGCTCGCTTTAACACAAGAATAGAAGCAGAAATGTGGTGTGTAGCACTAAAAGAAAAAAATATTCCATATATTCTTCAAGGAAATGATTATGGAGGTGCTAATCCTTTAGTGGGGATGATTAATGGCGTAAAAGTTCTTGTTGCTGATGAAATGATTGATCAAATAGAAAATATTCTCAAGTAG
- a CDS encoding endonuclease NucS domain-containing protein, whose product MKTEFTNWMVRFENKSQNTAYQYAQSIDKISRHHSEMTKEYYDLYTSTDLLKIKGIAVEYGIGGKYSDFGNYGNGTVRNAIATYVRFLEKKNIGKEINKIDSDDIELMKETNQALKENNLNGINFTYERDLQSSLILQAEQLFPSYRIFGQNKEGIEYNIEGKRIDLLLEHKSEDKLLVTELKAGVADFKVFGQISMYLGLLSKKYPEKEINGVIIASEIDESLINATLTTKRITLKTYKMQLMLEEI is encoded by the coding sequence ATGAAAACTGAGTTTACAAACTGGATGGTACGCTTCGAAAATAAATCACAAAATACAGCATATCAATATGCTCAATCGATTGATAAAATAAGTCGGCATCATTCTGAAATGACAAAAGAATATTATGATTTATATACGTCTACTGATTTATTGAAAATAAAGGGAATCGCTGTAGAATATGGAATTGGTGGGAAATATTCTGATTTTGGTAATTATGGAAATGGTACAGTTCGTAACGCAATAGCAACATACGTTCGGTTTTTAGAAAAAAAGAATATTGGCAAAGAAATTAATAAAATTGATTCAGATGATATTGAGTTAATGAAAGAAACCAATCAAGCATTAAAAGAAAATAATCTAAATGGAATAAACTTTACATATGAAAGAGATTTACAAAGCTCATTAATACTACAAGCAGAGCAATTATTTCCATCATATAGAATATTTGGGCAGAATAAAGAGGGGATTGAGTATAATATCGAAGGTAAAAGAATAGATCTTTTACTTGAGCATAAAAGTGAAGACAAATTGTTAGTGACTGAACTAAAAGCCGGAGTAGCTGATTTTAAAGTATTTGGGCAAATATCAATGTATCTTGGATTGTTAAGCAAAAAGTATCCAGAAAAAGAAATAAATGGAGTGATTATAGCAAGTGAAATAGATGAATCTTTAATTAATGCAACGTTAACAACAAAACGTATAACATTGAAAACATATAAAATGCAATTAATGCTTGAAGAAATTTAA